In Massilia antarctica, the following are encoded in one genomic region:
- a CDS encoding xanthine dehydrogenase family protein molybdopterin-binding subunit: protein MTDLIEALRTPVADEGTGPVTIGMAVSRVDGRDKVTGRARYAAEHPAEALLYGVVVSGTITKGRIAAIDAGRALAVPGVIEVITHQNRPRIRSFDLFYKDMTAPGGSPFRPLYDDRIHSSGQPVALVVADTFEAARHAASLVDIAYEAEPHETCLLDHLERSHKPSRLKAGYTPPPEPKGFADEVWDKALVTMEGEYYSAVEHHNPLEMFASTVVRGLDGHLTIYDKTQSSQNSRWYVSHVFGLSKDKVTVRNPYVGGAFGSGLRPQYQLALAVMAALKLERSVRVVLTRQQMFSFGHRPETVQKVRLGARPDGTLTAIIHEALAETSRNEDYVEAVVNWSGQLYACEHIRLGYKLVALDRFSPIDMRAPGAAHGVHALEVAMDELSYELKMDPLALRLKNYADLDPTEGLPYSTKELRACYEQGAQRFGWHRRPGAVRSMREGHELIGWGMATGMWDAMQMFARASAVLHADGKLVVSSAATDIGTGTYTAMCIIAADTMGMPLERVRFQLGDSTLPVAPVEGGSSHVATVGSAVQGVCEKLQKSLFKLARTMPDSPFAKARFEDAEFAGGTLRLRAQPSHALALAAIVAFDGAGRLEEKYMMLPNVLKQKNYLRATHSAVFVEVRVDEAFGTVRVTRVVSAIAAGRIINAKAARSQIIGGVVWGIGQALHEASQSDDRIGRFMNHNLGEYHVSVNADIHEIDVVFVQEDDRIVSRLGAKGVGEIGQVGVAAAVCNAIYHATGRRVRSTPMTPDKVMAP, encoded by the coding sequence GTGACCGATCTCATTGAAGCACTGCGCACCCCGGTGGCCGACGAAGGCACCGGACCGGTCACCATCGGCATGGCCGTCTCGCGCGTCGATGGCCGCGACAAGGTCACCGGCCGGGCGCGCTACGCCGCCGAACACCCGGCCGAGGCCTTGCTGTACGGCGTGGTCGTCAGCGGCACCATCACCAAGGGGCGCATCGCCGCCATCGATGCGGGCAGGGCGCTTGCCGTGCCCGGCGTGATCGAGGTGATCACCCACCAGAACCGCCCGCGCATCCGCTCCTTCGACCTGTTTTACAAGGACATGACGGCACCGGGCGGCTCGCCCTTCCGCCCGCTCTACGATGACAGGATCCACAGCAGCGGCCAGCCGGTGGCGCTGGTGGTGGCCGACACGTTCGAGGCGGCGCGCCATGCGGCCTCGCTGGTCGATATCGCCTACGAGGCCGAGCCGCACGAAACGTGCCTGCTCGACCACCTCGAACGCAGCCACAAGCCGAGCCGCCTGAAGGCCGGCTACACGCCCCCGCCCGAGCCGAAAGGCTTCGCCGACGAGGTCTGGGACAAGGCGCTGGTGACGATGGAAGGCGAGTATTACAGCGCGGTCGAACATCACAACCCGCTGGAAATGTTCGCTTCCACCGTGGTGCGCGGCCTTGACGGCCACCTGACCATCTACGATAAAACACAGAGCTCGCAGAACAGCCGCTGGTATGTGTCGCACGTGTTCGGCCTGTCCAAAGACAAGGTCACGGTGCGCAACCCATACGTGGGCGGCGCCTTCGGTTCCGGCCTGCGCCCGCAATACCAGCTGGCGCTGGCCGTGATGGCCGCGCTCAAGCTGGAACGCTCGGTGCGGGTGGTGCTCACGCGCCAGCAGATGTTCAGCTTCGGCCACCGCCCGGAAACCGTCCAGAAGGTGCGCCTGGGTGCGCGCCCGGACGGCACCTTGACCGCCATCATCCACGAAGCGCTGGCCGAAACCTCGCGCAACGAGGATTACGTGGAAGCGGTGGTCAACTGGTCGGGCCAGCTGTACGCCTGCGAGCATATCCGGCTCGGCTACAAGCTGGTGGCGCTGGACCGCTTCAGCCCCATCGACATGCGCGCGCCGGGCGCCGCCCACGGCGTGCACGCGCTCGAAGTGGCGATGGACGAACTGTCGTACGAACTGAAAATGGACCCGCTCGCGCTGCGCCTGAAAAACTACGCGGATCTTGACCCGACCGAGGGCTTGCCGTATTCGACCAAGGAGCTGCGCGCCTGCTACGAGCAGGGTGCGCAGCGCTTCGGCTGGCACCGGCGTCCGGGCGCGGTGCGCTCCATGCGCGAAGGCCACGAGTTGATTGGGTGGGGTATGGCGACCGGCATGTGGGACGCGATGCAGATGTTCGCGCGCGCCAGCGCCGTGCTGCACGCCGACGGCAAGCTGGTGGTGAGCAGCGCCGCCACCGACATCGGCACCGGCACCTACACGGCGATGTGCATCATTGCGGCCGACACGATGGGCATGCCGCTCGAACGGGTGCGCTTCCAGCTGGGCGACTCGACCCTGCCGGTGGCGCCGGTCGAAGGCGGTTCCTCGCACGTGGCCACGGTCGGATCGGCCGTGCAGGGTGTGTGCGAGAAGCTGCAAAAGAGCCTGTTCAAGCTGGCCCGCACGATGCCCGATTCGCCGTTCGCCAAGGCGCGCTTCGAGGATGCCGAATTTGCCGGCGGCACCCTGCGCCTGCGTGCGCAGCCAAGCCACGCGCTGGCGCTGGCGGCGATCGTGGCGTTCGATGGCGCCGGACGGCTGGAAGAAAAGTACATGATGCTGCCGAATGTGCTCAAGCAGAAGAACTACCTGCGCGCCACCCACTCGGCAGTGTTTGTCGAGGTGAGGGTCGACGAAGCCTTCGGCACGGTGCGCGTAACGCGCGTGGTCAGCGCCATTGCGGCCGGGCGCATCATCAACGCCAAGGCGGCGCGCAGCCAGATCATCGGCGGGGTGGTGTGGGGAATCGGCCAGGCGCTGCACGAAGCAAGCCAGTCCGACGACCGCATCGGCCGCTTCATGAACCACAACCTGGGCGAGTATCACGTGTCGGTCAACGCCGACATCCACGAGATCGACGTCGTGTTCGTGCAGGAGGACGACCGCATCGTCAGCCGCCTGGGCGCCAAGGGCGTGGGCGAAATCGGCCAGGTGGGCGTGGCGGCGGCGGTGTGCAACGCGATCTATCACGCCACCGGCCGCCGCGTGCGCAGCACGCCGATGACGCCGGACAAGGTGATGGCCCCGTAA
- a CDS encoding Hsp20/alpha crystallin family protein → MASHLTRFDPVGPISQMDPFRSFDSLFNAFDLMRPLRAFDSERIRMDVSETDQAFVVRADMPGVKKEDVKVSINGNEVTISADVSQEQEHKEGSSVWRERFQGQQYRSFTLPQQVDEEKASATCRDGVLELTLPKKPGSGGKQLTVQ, encoded by the coding sequence ATGGCCAGTCATCTCACCCGTTTCGACCCCGTTGGCCCGATCAGCCAAATGGACCCTTTCCGCAGTTTCGACAGCCTGTTCAACGCCTTCGACCTGATGCGCCCCTTGCGCGCCTTCGACAGCGAGCGCATCCGCATGGATGTCAGCGAAACCGACCAGGCCTTCGTGGTGCGGGCCGACATGCCCGGCGTCAAAAAGGAAGACGTCAAGGTATCCATCAATGGCAATGAAGTCACCATCAGCGCCGATGTCAGCCAGGAGCAGGAGCACAAGGAAGGCAGCAGTGTGTGGCGCGAGCGCTTCCAGGGCCAGCAATACCGCAGCTTCACCTTGCCCCAGCAGGTAGACGAAGAGAAAGCGAGCGCCACCTGCCGTGACGGCGTGCTCGAACTGACCCTGCCCAAGAAACCTGGCAGCGGCGGCAAGCAATTGACCGTCCAGTAA
- a CDS encoding RtcB family protein, with product MSTTVSAKRLAKALASHNIFAEREGNILRVQSTLRSDVRAEILLPDSLPLEAKAVSQLLAFAGMRHPHGGHVCRACATPDFHPGAPVPVGSILVTNHDFVVPESIGRDINCGMRLHVLDVPLERFLAHKERLVALLKGDLLEAARNVPTTPAAMTALFSDGLGAFWRTMRNTREGLFAHIDFAQVEAETARLFAASHIAGNAHYAPEALQDTRRGLLRDPGLATLGAGNHFCEFQTVSQVLDRHRAFELGVRPGQLALMVHSGSRDVGSYIGTRWMDRAKAEWPSGVKHPESGLYGLCGPLAAEYLTAMHAAAHYADANRALIVELVRQRIRQVFGDQSMPLVCDVPHNIVLSEADGNVHRKGATPAHAGQPLLIPGSMGDDSYLLDGLGHERWASSASHGAGRAVSRMEMAWKSKHDAGAGTQRQFECITLREERRIEEAPGAYKPIGPVIESQVEEGLVRPIAKLAPLLTFKA from the coding sequence ATGAGCACCACCGTATCGGCCAAACGCCTGGCCAAAGCCCTTGCCTCCCACAACATCTTCGCCGAACGCGAAGGCAATATCCTGCGCGTGCAGTCGACCTTGCGGTCCGACGTGCGCGCTGAAATCCTGCTGCCCGACAGCCTGCCGCTCGAAGCAAAAGCGGTCAGCCAACTGCTGGCATTTGCCGGCATGCGCCATCCGCATGGCGGGCATGTCTGCCGCGCCTGCGCCACACCAGACTTCCATCCCGGCGCGCCGGTACCGGTCGGCAGCATCCTCGTTACCAACCACGACTTCGTGGTGCCCGAATCGATCGGGCGCGACATCAACTGCGGCATGCGCCTGCACGTGCTCGATGTGCCGCTCGAACGGTTTTTGGCGCACAAGGAGCGCCTGGTGGCGCTGCTCAAGGGCGACTTGCTGGAAGCGGCGCGCAACGTGCCGACCACGCCAGCGGCCATGACGGCGCTGTTTTCCGACGGCCTGGGCGCCTTTTGGCGCACCATGCGCAACACACGCGAAGGCCTGTTCGCGCACATCGACTTCGCCCAGGTCGAGGCGGAGACGGCGCGCCTGTTCGCGGCCTCACACATCGCCGGCAATGCGCACTACGCGCCCGAAGCGCTGCAGGATACCCGCCGCGGCCTGCTGCGCGACCCCGGCCTTGCCACCCTCGGCGCCGGCAATCATTTTTGCGAATTTCAAACCGTGTCGCAGGTGCTGGACCGCCACCGCGCCTTTGAACTGGGCGTGCGCCCGGGCCAACTGGCGCTGATGGTGCACAGCGGCTCGCGCGATGTAGGCTCATACATCGGCACGCGCTGGATGGACCGCGCCAAAGCCGAGTGGCCATCCGGCGTGAAGCATCCGGAGTCCGGCCTGTATGGCTTGTGCGGGCCGCTGGCCGCCGAATACCTGACGGCGATGCACGCCGCCGCCCATTATGCGGACGCCAACCGGGCCCTGATCGTGGAACTGGTGCGCCAGCGCATCCGCCAGGTGTTCGGCGACCAGTCGATGCCGCTGGTATGCGACGTGCCGCACAATATCGTGCTCAGTGAAGCGGACGGCAATGTGCACCGCAAAGGCGCCACGCCGGCGCATGCGGGGCAGCCGCTGCTCATTCCCGGCTCGATGGGCGACGATTCTTACCTGCTCGACGGACTCGGTCACGAACGCTGGGCCAGTTCGGCCAGCCACGGCGCCGGACGGGCGGTGTCGCGCATGGAGATGGCGTGGAAGTCGAAGCACGACGCGGGTGCGGGCACGCAACGCCAGTTCGAGTGCATCACCTTGCGCGAGGAACGCCGCATCGAAGAGGCGCCGGGGGCCTACAAGCCGATCGGACCGGTGATCGAATCGCAGGTCGAGGAAGGACTGGTGCGCCCGATCGCCAAGCTGGCGCCGCTGCTGACCTTCAAGGCGTGA
- a CDS encoding ABC transporter substrate-binding protein: protein MSICLTLPAARAGAAEQIVVGHAIDLSGPNGSIGRDYVAGITTYFDSINVKGGINGKKIVYTVRDDHGVAAESARLAGTLIQQDRANYLLGAIGAESTQAILAAPAFADSRHVLFAPLTDAFPAPRGRVIFWRPSMERECQFILAYFDKLGLKKIGIVLQDTPHNQKIYQLVSEEVRKRGMTLVGTARVSANIEADAKQLSASGAKVVLMIADTIGASQFLKAFRKHDASTFVAGTSLINLATLSEIAGARATEWTVFSQVVPNPGSTASRLQSEHIDMMKKFRDEPVSAITLEGFAVAKTLVKVIQMEAAGRGGLQTMAASRTPIDIGGMTILSADRKSTMSEFVDIALFKRDGRLMY, encoded by the coding sequence ATGAGTATCTGTTTAACCCTGCCGGCTGCCCGCGCCGGCGCCGCCGAGCAGATCGTGGTCGGCCATGCGATCGACCTGTCCGGTCCCAACGGCAGCATCGGCCGCGATTACGTGGCCGGCATCACCACCTATTTCGACAGCATCAACGTCAAGGGCGGCATCAACGGCAAGAAGATCGTCTATACCGTGCGCGACGACCACGGCGTGGCGGCCGAATCGGCCAGGCTGGCCGGCACCCTGATCCAGCAGGATCGCGCGAACTATCTGCTGGGCGCCATCGGAGCCGAGTCGACCCAGGCCATCCTGGCCGCGCCGGCGTTTGCCGACTCGCGCCATGTGCTGTTCGCGCCGCTGACCGACGCCTTCCCGGCGCCGCGCGGGCGCGTGATCTTCTGGCGTCCGAGCATGGAGCGCGAGTGCCAGTTCATCCTCGCCTATTTCGACAAGCTGGGTCTCAAAAAAATCGGCATTGTCCTGCAGGACACGCCGCACAACCAGAAAATCTACCAGCTGGTGTCCGAGGAAGTGCGCAAGCGCGGCATGACCCTGGTCGGCACGGCGCGCGTGTCGGCCAATATCGAGGCTGACGCCAAGCAGTTAAGTGCCTCCGGCGCCAAGGTGGTGCTGATGATCGCCGATACCATCGGCGCCTCGCAGTTCCTGAAAGCCTTCCGCAAGCATGACGCGAGCACCTTCGTGGCCGGCACCTCCTTGATCAACCTGGCCACCTTGAGCGAAATCGCAGGCGCGCGCGCCACCGAGTGGACCGTGTTTTCGCAGGTGGTGCCCAATCCCGGCAGCACCGCGTCCAGGCTGCAGTCCGAGCATATCGACATGATGAAAAAATTCCGCGACGAGCCGGTGTCGGCCATCACGCTCGAAGGCTTTGCCGTCGCCAAGACCCTGGTGAAGGTGATTCAGATGGAGGCGGCCGGGCGCGGCGGCCTGCAGACGATGGCCGCCAGCCGCACGCCGATCGACATCGGCGGCATGACGATCCTGTCCGCCGACCGCAAGAGCACCATGTCCGAATTCGTCGACATCGCCTTATTCAAGCGGGACGGTCGCTTGATGTATTGA
- a CDS encoding (2Fe-2S)-binding protein, with product MDAHTTAGPAPAVATYPISLRINGEQRQCEVEAWVTLLDLLRERLGLSGTKKGCDHGQCGACTVLVGGKRINACLTLAVMQNGKEVVTVEGLADGGQLHPLQQAFIDHDAFQCGYCTPGQLCSAVGLMREGEARTVAEVRELMSGNVCRCGAYPQIIAAVTQVMGLAEHKDNPDRPYLPGTVPA from the coding sequence ATGGACGCACACACCACCGCCGGCCCCGCGCCGGCCGTCGCCACCTATCCTATCAGCCTGCGCATCAATGGCGAGCAGCGCCAGTGCGAGGTCGAAGCCTGGGTCACCCTGCTTGACCTGCTGCGCGAGCGCCTGGGCTTGAGCGGCACCAAGAAGGGCTGCGACCACGGCCAGTGCGGCGCCTGCACCGTGCTGGTCGGCGGCAAGCGCATCAATGCCTGCCTGACCCTGGCGGTCATGCAAAACGGTAAGGAGGTCGTCACGGTGGAAGGGCTGGCCGATGGCGGCCAGCTTCATCCGCTGCAGCAAGCCTTCATCGATCACGATGCCTTCCAGTGCGGCTACTGCACACCAGGCCAGCTGTGTTCGGCCGTCGGCCTGATGCGCGAAGGCGAGGCGCGCACCGTGGCTGAAGTACGCGAGCTGATGAGCGGCAACGTTTGCCGCTGTGGCGCCTATCCGCAGATCATCGCGGCCGTCACGCAGGTGATGGGCCTGGCCGAACACAAGGACAATCCCGACCGCCCCTACCTTCCCGGCACGGTGCCCGCATGA
- a CDS encoding SDR family NAD(P)-dependent oxidoreductase — protein MSFKTIVVHVDDIPNAGACYSFAAELALVEQAHLIGLASSGVTRFLRETVAVDYAAPSITPYLDTMRDRARVRWSSSSGLRPACRWRAAICARLPPLPARRACRGFTRALALENASKNVTVNAIAPGYCDTDMLAALAPGTCKPSSPPFRSAGSVSRPILAAWRRFPRPTTPDSSPAPPSTSTAGNSWADARWRGRRGPRFRPQPWSA, from the coding sequence ATGAGCTTTAAAACGATTGTCGTGCACGTCGACGACATTCCCAATGCCGGGGCGTGCTACTCTTTCGCGGCCGAGTTGGCGCTGGTGGAACAGGCGCATCTTATCGGCCTGGCCAGCAGCGGCGTCACCCGTTTTTTGCGCGAAACGGTCGCCGTCGACTACGCCGCTCCCTCCATCACGCCGTATCTCGACACCATGCGCGACCGTGCGCGCGTGCGCTGGAGCAGTTCGAGCGGGTTGCGGCCAGCTTGCCGCTGGCGGGCGGCGATCTGCGCCCGGTTACCGCCATTGCCAGCAAGGCGGGCGTGCCGGGGCTTTACCAGGGCGCTGGCGCTGGAGAACGCATCAAAAAATGTCACGGTCAATGCCATCGCGCCCGGCTACTGCGATACCGACATGCTCGCCGCGCTGGCGCCGGGCACCTGCAAGCCATCGTCGCCGCCATTCCGGTCGGCCGGATCGGTGTCCCGCCCGATATTGGCCGCATGGCGGCGTTTCCCGCGTCCGACGACGCCGGATTCATCGCCGGCGCCACCTTCGACGTCAACGGCGGGCAATTCATGGGCTGACGCAAGGTGGCGCGGCCGCAGGGGGCCACGGTTCCGTCCGCAGCCATGGTCCGCCTGA
- a CDS encoding FAD binding domain-containing protein has translation MNPVTFHAPQAHAEALRLAARDGAAYIAGGTNLIDLMKEGVMRPASLVDINSLPLDTIAPTEQGGLLLGATARNADTAYHPLVRSGYPLLSAAILAGASPQIRNMASDGGNLLQRTRCHYFYDIAVPCNKRVPGSGCSAIGGLTRQHAILGASEHCIATHPSDMCVALAALGAVVHASSEQGERRIDFTDFHRLPGANPERDNTLLPGELITAIELPPAGQFAAHSAYLKLRDRASYAFALVSVAAALDIGPDGTVRAARVALGGVAHKPWRVPAAEDALLGKQPASAAFEACAELLLAGARGHGQNDFKIPMARRAVVRALGQAAAGTIDNMHAAPASAGKEPL, from the coding sequence ATGAATCCAGTCACTTTCCACGCGCCCCAGGCCCATGCCGAGGCGCTGCGCCTGGCCGCCCGCGACGGTGCGGCTTACATCGCCGGCGGCACCAACCTGATCGACCTGATGAAAGAGGGCGTCATGCGCCCCGCCTCCCTGGTCGACATCAACAGCCTGCCGCTCGACACCATCGCGCCCACGGAGCAGGGCGGCCTGCTGCTCGGCGCCACCGCGCGCAATGCCGACACCGCGTATCACCCGCTGGTACGCAGCGGCTACCCGCTGCTGTCGGCGGCGATCCTGGCCGGCGCCTCGCCCCAGATCCGCAACATGGCCAGCGACGGCGGCAACCTGCTGCAACGCACGCGCTGTCACTATTTTTACGACATCGCCGTGCCCTGCAACAAGCGCGTTCCGGGCAGCGGCTGCTCCGCCATCGGCGGCCTGACCCGCCAGCATGCCATCCTGGGAGCGAGCGAGCATTGCATCGCGACCCACCCGTCCGACATGTGCGTGGCGCTGGCGGCCTTGGGGGCCGTGGTGCACGCAAGCTCGGAGCAGGGTGAACGGCGCATCGACTTTACGGACTTTCACCGCCTGCCCGGCGCCAATCCCGAGCGCGACAACACCTTGCTGCCCGGTGAGCTGATCACCGCCATCGAATTGCCGCCGGCCGGCCAGTTCGCCGCCCACTCGGCCTACCTCAAGTTGCGCGACCGCGCCTCGTACGCATTCGCGCTGGTGTCGGTCGCCGCCGCGCTCGACATCGGCCCGGACGGCACCGTGCGCGCCGCGCGCGTGGCCCTGGGCGGCGTGGCCCACAAACCGTGGCGCGTGCCCGCGGCCGAGGATGCGCTGCTTGGCAAGCAGCCCGCCAGCGCCGCCTTCGAGGCCTGCGCCGAGCTGCTGCTGGCCGGCGCGCGCGGCCACGGGCAAAACGATTTCAAGATCCCGATGGCGCGCCGCGCCGTGGTGCGCGCGCTCGGACAGGCCGCCGCCGGCACCATCGACAACATGCATGCGGCGCCCGCCAGCGCCGGCAAGGAGCCACTGTGA
- the cphA gene encoding cyanophycin synthetase: MDIIEQRILRGPNRWSRLTCLQTVVDTGAVPAIAPGFADSLHAQLPGMAGRGSYPTLAHAVEHAALELQNMAGTPVSFGLTGKVDATQWRIVIAYQREQVAVEAMALALDMVRAMARGEVQDWAGRLATLKEVAERGAIGTSTAAVVDAARARGIPALRLTDEANLFQLGWGSRQKRLQATVTGDTSTIAVGIASNKQLTKSLLEQGGIPVPKGGVVGTADEAVALAARLRFPVTVKPLDANQGKGVTTQCTDADAVRTAFEFARQYGRRIIVERFIEGRDYRLLVAGGKLAAASLRRPPSIRGDGRSTVQELVDLENRNPARGEGHANILTRLRLDELALALLAGQGFALDSVVPAGVEVQLRGNANLSTGGTAEDVTDLVHPSTREMCIRAAQLIGLDVAGIDVICADISQCLREQRGALIEVNAAPGIRMHEYPSHGQARDAGDAIVEAMFGASDGRIPVIAVTGTNGKTTTCLMIAHAARLAGLCTGVTTTEGVYIDGHRIIDGDCAGYHSARTLLATPSVDIAVLETARGGILKRGLAFDRCAVAVVLNVSADHLGLDGVDSVAELAAVKAVVANAASRAVVLNADDGLCVAMGAQVSADVERIFFSMDPDNPVLLRHLDNGGRAAYFQDNALILDDGSRRLELLRAERMPASLHGHARYNIANALAAGAALMGADFSHAQIAVALSTFVSDRENNPLRSNIYSAHGVTIVVDYAHNPAAYAAMASMARSLSSGRRIAVLTCPGDRREADLLDIGHTCAEGFDELFVYEADPRGRASGETARTILDGARRAGKDERLLHAIVPVSDAFTAAMQCCQPGDVLVFACGSSATALRETARYIDSPAGAPVPAPSIHQATVPLE, encoded by the coding sequence ATGGACATCATCGAACAGCGCATCCTGCGCGGCCCCAATCGCTGGTCGCGGCTGACCTGCCTGCAAACCGTGGTCGATACCGGCGCTGTGCCGGCCATCGCGCCCGGCTTCGCCGACTCTCTGCATGCGCAATTACCCGGCATGGCCGGCCGGGGCAGCTACCCAACGTTGGCGCACGCGGTCGAACATGCGGCGCTGGAACTGCAAAACATGGCCGGCACGCCGGTCAGCTTCGGCTTGACCGGCAAGGTCGATGCGACGCAGTGGCGCATCGTCATCGCTTACCAGCGCGAGCAGGTCGCCGTCGAGGCGATGGCCCTGGCGCTCGACATGGTGCGGGCAATGGCGCGTGGTGAGGTACAGGACTGGGCCGGGCGCCTCGCCACACTCAAGGAAGTGGCCGAGCGCGGCGCCATCGGCACCAGCACGGCCGCCGTGGTCGACGCGGCGCGGGCACGCGGCATTCCCGCGCTGCGCCTGACCGACGAAGCCAATCTGTTCCAGCTCGGCTGGGGTAGCCGCCAGAAGCGCCTGCAGGCGACCGTCACGGGCGACACTTCCACCATCGCGGTCGGCATCGCCAGCAACAAGCAGTTGACCAAGTCCCTGCTCGAGCAGGGCGGCATTCCGGTACCCAAGGGCGGTGTTGTCGGCACCGCCGACGAAGCGGTGGCGCTGGCGGCGCGCCTGCGCTTTCCCGTCACCGTCAAGCCGCTCGACGCCAACCAGGGCAAGGGCGTCACGACGCAATGCACCGATGCCGACGCGGTCCGTACCGCTTTCGAATTCGCCCGCCAGTATGGGCGCCGGATCATCGTCGAACGCTTCATCGAAGGGCGCGACTACCGGCTGCTGGTCGCCGGCGGCAAGCTCGCCGCCGCTTCGCTGCGCCGCCCGCCGTCCATCCGCGGCGACGGCAGGTCCACCGTGCAGGAGCTGGTCGACCTTGAAAACCGCAATCCGGCGCGCGGCGAGGGCCACGCCAACATCCTCACCCGCCTGCGGCTCGACGAGCTGGCACTGGCGCTGCTGGCCGGGCAAGGGTTCGCGCTTGACTCAGTGGTGCCGGCCGGCGTCGAGGTGCAATTGCGCGGAAACGCCAACCTGTCCACCGGTGGCACCGCCGAAGACGTCACCGACCTGGTGCACCCTTCCACGCGCGAGATGTGCATCCGCGCCGCCCAGCTCATCGGTTTGGACGTGGCCGGCATCGACGTGATCTGCGCCGACATTTCGCAGTGCCTGCGCGAGCAGCGCGGCGCCCTGATCGAAGTGAACGCCGCTCCCGGCATCCGCATGCACGAATACCCGAGCCATGGCCAGGCACGCGACGCCGGCGACGCCATCGTGGAGGCGATGTTCGGCGCGAGCGATGGGCGCATTCCCGTCATCGCCGTCACCGGCACCAACGGCAAGACCACGACCTGCCTGATGATCGCCCACGCCGCCCGGCTGGCGGGCCTGTGCACAGGCGTGACCACCACCGAGGGCGTGTACATCGACGGCCACCGGATCATCGACGGCGACTGCGCCGGCTACCATTCGGCCCGGACCCTGCTCGCCACCCCGAGCGTCGACATCGCCGTGCTGGAAACGGCACGCGGCGGCATCTTGAAACGCGGCCTGGCGTTCGACCGCTGCGCGGTGGCGGTGGTGCTCAACGTGTCGGCCGACCATCTGGGGCTCGACGGCGTCGACAGCGTGGCCGAACTGGCCGCGGTCAAGGCGGTGGTGGCCAACGCCGCCTCGCGCGCGGTGGTCCTGAACGCCGACGATGGCCTGTGCGTGGCGATGGGCGCGCAGGTATCGGCCGACGTGGAGCGCATTTTCTTTTCCATGGACCCGGACAACCCGGTCCTGCTGCGTCACCTCGACAACGGCGGGCGCGCGGCCTACTTCCAGGACAATGCGCTGATCCTGGATGACGGCTCGCGCAGGCTGGAACTGCTGCGCGCCGAGCGCATGCCCGCCAGCCTGCACGGTCACGCGCGCTACAACATCGCCAATGCCCTGGCGGCCGGCGCCGCACTGATGGGGGCCGACTTCAGCCATGCGCAGATTGCCGTGGCCCTGTCGACCTTCGTGTCGGACCGCGAGAATAATCCGCTGCGCTCGAACATCTACAGCGCGCACGGCGTGACCATCGTGGTCGATTACGCGCACAACCCGGCAGCCTACGCGGCCATGGCATCGATGGCGCGTTCGCTCTCTAGCGGGCGCCGCATCGCGGTACTCACCTGTCCCGGCGACCGGCGCGAAGCCGACCTGCTCGACATCGGCCACACCTGCGCCGAAGGATTCGATGAACTGTTCGTGTACGAAGCCGATCCACGCGGACGCGCCAGCGGCGAAACGGCGCGCACCATTCTCGATGGCGCGCGCCGCGCCGGGAAAGACGAACGCCTGCTGCACGCCATCGTCCCGGTCAGCGATGCCTTCACGGCGGCGATGCAGTGCTGCCAGCCGGGCGACGTGCTGGTATTTGCCTGCGGGTCAAGCGCCACGGCACTGCGCGAGACGGCGCGCTACATCGACTCGCCGGCAGGCGCGCCGGTTCCTGCGCCATCAATACATCAAGCGACCGTCCCGCTTGAATAA